A region of Anopheles merus strain MAF chromosome 2R, AmerM5.1, whole genome shotgun sequence DNA encodes the following proteins:
- the LOC121603594 gene encoding uncharacterized protein LOC121603594, producing MYDVPVLVDGTWLPPSNILPGGRMRLGTRILQQPLSPMQKYWWVNVVLQQRSSYHADSSEHELRQAIQSMVLQIPSMPVVYRSSCLIPAVEHQQPVPMMAQQYKLTVAVMIRLLWFPRVRKRASCICGLIERQIDD from the exons ATGTACGATGTACCGGTGCTTGTCGATGGCACTTGGTTACCACCATCAAATATCTTGCCTGGCGGACGGATGCGGCTAGGAACACGG ATCCTCCAGCAGCCGCTATCACCGATGCAGAAGTACTGGTGGGTAAATGTTGTCTTACAACAGCGGTCATCATACCACGCTGATTCTTCGGAGCATGAACTTCGGCAAGCGATACAATCGATGGTACTGCAGATCCCGTCAATGCCTGTTGTCTACCGATCTTCATGCCTGATTCCTGCGGTAGAGCATCAGCAACCTGTACCAATGATGGCGCAGCAGTACAAGTTGACGGTTGCTGTGATGATCCGGTTGCTGTGGTTTCCGCGGGtgcggaaacgcgcgtcgtgtatttgcggcctaatAGAAAGACAAATTGACGATTAA